The Salvia miltiorrhiza cultivar Shanhuang (shh) chromosome 2, IMPLAD_Smil_shh, whole genome shotgun sequence DNA window aatttttaaaaaaattaaaataaaatttataaattatgacaTATTTagttacttttattaattatacaattaaaagaaatagaaaatagTAGTATACATTAAAAAGTTAGAAATAGATAATTATTATGACTTAAATTTATATCCAAATGTTgtatgaaaatataattttctaaCAGTAATATTTTCTTAGTAACAAGTTTGACATTTCTTCTTTTCgaaattttagaattttttaaaataaatgtgtgtACATTTTGTTCATTTGTCTCTTAATTTCTCTAAAAATCTCATACTTTTCTATGTTCTAACAAAATTCGGCAACACGACCAACAACAAATCTTTCTAATAGATTTCAACAACACCAGCAAAAAAGATAGTATGATTGATGATTTATTTagatttaatgatttttaagaAATTGAAGGAAAACAACGAAACAAAGTCTTTTTGAATGAATTTACTAAGATAAATAAGAAGAATTATTCAAAAATTTGCGGGTCATATATGAATACTGATGAAAttgtattttgattttgatttatttattttttgtggttTTTTTAATTGACATCTTATCTtaattgaaaaagaaatgaaaattttaatatgTCGAGTGATGAGAAGAAGCATTTAGAAGTAGGCACTTTCAGTTTCGGCGAACCTTTTTTGTATTACTTTCAGCTTCGACGAGCCCCTATTCTCCCAAATTAACagcgagacttttttttttttgataaattaacagtattataTAAAGAAAGAAACTTAAAAGTTGCGCCACAAGGGACTCGAACTCAAAACCCTTggccttagacattaaccccttaccgtgtggccaacacacgcacacacccaaaataaaatttgattccCTTATATGTGAGCTGAAGGCGGGAGTTGAGGAACAAGAAAATGAAGAAGGCTTTGAGATAAGAAGATCAGtgcataaatatttattttttaggcACGCGCACAATTGGTAAAAGAAAGTAGAAATTCTTAAATATCTTTGTAGGAtttcttaaatatttatttatattatcatTGGGATAATTAGTTTAAACTATGAAATGAAATAACtgtttatatttgattttatattaaCAATGAACATTATCCATTATAATCATCCATTTCTACTTCTCTTCCAAATATGAATGaggtttattctataatttcaagaaagaaaataaagcttTTCAtaaaaatgatgaagattaaAATTTGAAGATAGtaataacattaaaaaaaatatggctcaaataaattatatgtatatgatACATAATTGTTACTCATTATTACTTatacttgctttattttttaaaataatttatatctttatacttattatcaattaaaaataattattactccctccgtcccaggccaataggcccagttGTTTTCGGCtcggagattaagaaagtcaCTTTTTGGTAGgtaaatggtgtggtccaccaacaattaatgttttaagtgttcTCTTATTTCCTTAATCACATTTGTTCACTTAAACGAATTCAGCAACAATCAATGCAACAATCAAATGCAGCAACAATCCATGACAAACTACAGCTACTGCAGAAATCGAAGAGTAAGAATCTGATAGAGAAAACAAAAttccaaaaatcaagaaaaaaattCCCTTATTTCATTCTTCTTCAACTTTCAGAACTGAGAATGAAGAACCCTAAATCAAGATCTGCAAATGAAGAACCCTAAATCAAGAACTGAGAAATCAAACTTTAAGAAACTTTCTACCAAATCAAGAACCCTAAATCAAGAGCTTAGAGGCGGCGGCAGAGACGGAGAACGGCGGCGGTGGGGGCTCCGAACCGTCCACCGACAAAGGAGAGGCGACGGCGACACAGCAGGGGCTATAGTCTTGAGGCGGCGGCGAATCTGTGTGACCGGAGCTCTGGAGAGTCAGCGGCACCGCTCgtcgttgagagagagagaagggggagggggcgACGGTGAAGAAAATGGCGAAGGAGAAGGGGAAATGACGgaaaggggaaggggaaggggaaggttGCCCGTCGAGATAGAGAGGGGCTTTGAACCGTCCACCGACGAAGGAGAGGCGATGGCGGCACAGCAGGGGCTGTAGtcttgaggcggcggcggatctgtatGGCCGGAGCTCTGGAGAGTCAGCGGCGCTGCTTgtcgttgagagagagagaatggggaGGGGGAGGCGGTGACGGAAAtggcgaaggggaaggggaaatTAACGGAAAGGGGAAGGGGCGAAGGTTtcccggagagagagagaggggaaaaaTCTGGAGAGGCGTTTTCTTGAATGAGTAGATTAGGGTTGATTAAGGGGGTATATCCCCTTTAATTAAGTAACTGTTGATTTTTATTAAAGCCCTAATTATTTGCAACTttagactgggcctattggagtgggacgtcccaaaaaggaaaacgagcctattggagtgggacggagggagtagtgatttatgcttaattgttctaaattttggggtttgaatgcgcatattttaagttaatcttctggaaattggtgcgttttatgtgttgttttatgctttgcaggagatttaggttttatagatggaagagtgcaaattttggagattttgggctaagaatcgtgtttatgTGCATACTCTGGACTGCAAAGctaaaagcccgcgccagagctgaaggcccgctcgccagagcagagccaatATCCAGAGCAAAGCCGAAATTTTCAGAGctgacatctccagagcagagcagagctaagtgccagagtcaaccaccagagctgacttttcagctctgtactTTACAGAGTCAAAACGCCAGAGTAAAACGCCATAGTCAAACGCCAGAGTCAaccgacagagctgacttttcagctctgtacgCCAGAGCTGAATTTCCAGAGTCAACGATCCAGAGCTGAATTTCCAGAGTCAAcgatccagagctgacttttcagctctggactttccagctctgcccattctcgccagagctgacttttcagctctggacttttcagctctgcccatctcgccagagctgaccttccAGCTCTGTCATGCCGTTCCAGAGCCGAGTTTCCAGAGTTCGCGTATGCAACCAGAGCTGCGAATTTCGCCAGAGTTGAGGAGTTTTCAGAGCGCGCGTttagctggaagttgccttatcttgcacgattttattgcctttagagttctactttgcatggcaacttccatggtgatcaagaaggatttgaagtctataaatagggctttgttattcattgtaaaaataatccttctgcctccaggcgtgtagttagataaaccctttgccctaatctttagtttccgccaagttagctaaagcttaggtttattgcttgtTTAGTCTTAGTTTCAAAttcatgttcttagttagtttagtataattcttttaattcatgttttagattagttcttcgtttagagttgtaattacgtgacagattacttctcgagacggttttacggtatttctttaatcaagtttatttatttgcttttacttatgctttctttaaattctgcaaatttacttatgcgtttttatgatgctttctttaaattatgcactttggtttctgcctagttagattagattagaagttttaattaaagttatttaaattcaattcgtctagttaattctttactttaagatggtttaattcttgccttgggtttaatagtttcacgcctagataattttaagattaagtttttagttaagtttaaattacaagcattagttaataattcctttttgcctagttaagtttaattcacgttaatttactttccatgttttagtttaatattcttaagtttacagctttcttgtgacataattaatttccctttaagatcttccttgagagatgacactaggtcaacttaccatcactaggatgtccttgttctattgcaagtcaaactagaggtgttctaggttgagtcaaattttggcgccgtttccggggaaggttttaggcgtttagttgtgtcacttttcttttcagtttttaattgttttctttactttacgattttatttttacttttcttttcctcccacccggtgcgtttaatccgtgtgttaagtgttgtgtatgcagggacgccgtagtctgaaaagaaaattgacttccccgctggataacactcgcacacataccagagcagacgtgttatactctgactctAATTCTGAGGCGTACTTTGAAGCCAGCTCTGCCTCTGACCGAGCAGAGCAGAACGCAAAGGAGGACGCCAGCTCTGCCGTTGACCAAGCAGAACAGAACACAAACAAGGAAGAGATGGCGcaaaacatggagtacatgggagatttcacccggcccgtcatcggagacaccaacacatcggctattgtgcttcccaccgccgtcagaaattacaatcttaagccgaatgattcaagtctCCTACCTCTATTCCATGGGATGCCGAGCGAAGATGCCCTACaattcatccgtgatttttgcacacaagttcaaaccattccattgctgaatctcacggaggaccaacttaagctcaagtgcttctcctatgcacttaaagatcgggcgagaacatggatgctaactctgccgcccaactctatcaccacttggggagaagcttgtgagaaattcatgctaaagtactatcccagccacaagacacaggagctcaaAGCGCAGATTGTAGATTTCATCCAAGGACCAGACGAGCCTTTACAcgaagcttgggaaagatttcaagaattACTCCGTCAATGCCCACAACATCAACTGACAAACGTGATGTTAATGCAATACTTTtatgatgggttagtgcaaactgcccaattcatggtggacagcactgcaggaggtaacgtagctcggaagactgcagcagagctgaaggagatattcaaaacattagcggagagctctcaacaaaagtcggtgcgtggaaagagagttgaggccagcgctgtgACGAACCAGTTTGAGATGCAGAAACAATTGGCCTCAATCATGCACGAAGTacagcagctcaagatgagccataCGGAAGTTGCACCTGTCCCTGCGCAgagcataaattataatcaaagcaatggtggatggagaggtcagcaccaagggaattttcagcgcaATCAATTCCAGAGTGCACAGCAAATTCCAACGCAAAAATAATCTCTGGAGGATACGTTACAAGCGTTTATGGAGGTTAGCAAGTAGAGCATGGAGTCTCAGGCTGCCACTATTAAACGccttgagaccaccgtagggcaactgtcgggcgcgctggaccagctacagcagcagcagagccaaactcatcaagtgctagctctggcgaggatgccagagcagactaggctgccagctctggcttggcagccagagcagaggagaaggatgccagagcagaggagagagtcagctctggcttggcagctagagcagaggagagaggagagagtcaaattttggcaccgttgccggggaggcaagctatcattagcgatggaggcaagcacttctgcaacaagttgtttgcaaagctcatgaagaagaatggaatCACGCACAAGGTAGCAACACCTTATCACCCGCAGACCTCTGGCCAAGCCGAGACGAGTAACCGGCAAATCAaaggaattttggagaaaacagtgcagccctcgcgcaaggattggtccgcaaagttgaatgatgctctctgggcgtacagaactaccttcaagggcgtgcttgggatgagtccgtaccgtctcgtctatggcaaggcctgccatctgccggtAGAAATTGAgcacaaagcttattgggcgatcaaggctgccagctatgacttggactctgccatgaagcagcgcacgctgcaaatggaggagttGGATGAGCTACGCAACGAGGCGTACGAGAATGCGAGGATctacaaggacaaagtgaagcgactgCATGACTGTCGTATCTTCCATAAGAAGCTTTGCCCCGGGATGAAGGTactcttgttcaattctcgactgaaGTTGTTCCCGGGTAAGCTGAAATCTCGATGGAGTGGTCCGTTTCTACTTAAGGAGGTGTTTGAGCATGGTGCTGTCGAGCTATTCAATGAAAACATGAAGGAGAGCTTCAGAGTGAACGGTCACCGAGTGAAGCCATAttacgagcaccagagctcgtCCATGGAGGTGGAGCCTCAAGCTCTGCACAATCCGAGCTAAAGTTcagatctgaagtcgggctggagactttaactcaagcgcttggtgggaggcaacccaccgtggtttggtttttgtttttgtttttcttgttttttttgttttccgTTTTTGTTTTGGGTTTTCCTAAGTTTTTGGTTGCTTGTGCGGATACTTTGATTTTTGGTGTTCATGTTTTCTATTCAGCGCTGCCCAGATCCTGCGCTGCCCAGTTTCAGCGCTGCTCAGAGCCAGCGCTGCCAACCCTGCCCAGGCTGCCCTGCCCAGTGCAGCGTTGCCATCTCTACGCTGCCCAAGACCGCAAACCTCActtttcgccgcctctcacgatggttcagctttccaatgccgataatcagggacgttttctacactcttcatatttcttttctgccctgaggacatggcatgctttaagtgtgggggggggtgttgtgttgcttatattttcaaaaattgggcGAGATCAATCTTTCTATGATTAGCTTATGCTTAgatacttgctaatttttatgaatttgtggaagagaacatggttttcgatgtgaatttcgggattgtgaatgaatggtggttattcttgttttacttttgatatatgtttcttgattgtgcaaagaattaagagttttgttgcaacacgattgtaagtaagtaaaacgtgatttgtccggtagatgctagcaaaatttgactcaacctagaacacctctagtttgacttgcaatagaacaaggacatcctagtgatggtaagttgaccagtgtcatctctcaagaaaGATCTTAAAGgacaattaattatgtcacaagaaagctgtaaacttaagaatattaaactaaaatatggaaagtaaattaacgtgaattaaacttaactaggcaaaaaggaattattaactaatgcttgtaatttaaacttaactaaaaacttaatcttaaaattatctaggcgtgaaactattaaaccctaggcaagaattaaaccatcttaaagtaaagaattaactagacgaattgaatttaaataactttaattaaaacttctaatctaatctaactaggcagaaaccaaagtgcataatttaaagaaagcatcataaaaacgcataagtaaatttgcagaatttaaagaa harbors:
- the LOC131008373 gene encoding uncharacterized protein LOC131008373; the protein is MEELDELRNEAYENARIYKDKVKRLHDCRIFHKKLCPGMKVLLFNSRLKLFPGKLKSRWSGPFLLKEVFEHGAVELFNENMKESFRVNGHRVKPYYEHQSSSMEVEPQALHNPS